DNA from Castellaniella sp. MT123:
GCCGGCACGCTGGACGTCACCTTGCGCCTGCTGCGCCACACCCAACTCGCCCAGGAGGGCGACAAACCCTTGGCGATGGTGGCTTGCCGCTTCTTCAAACTGCCAGCCAACCGCGAAATCACCATCCAGCAGTACGTAGGCACCCTCGAGCGCGCCGTCTTGGCCCGTCGTTGGGGCACAGACTAAGGCGCCAACGGCCACCGCCGTATCCACGCATCAGAGCCGGCCGCCGCCTGCATTTCCCAGACGCCTGACCAGTAAATATATCAATTGCATATTTAATCAAGCTGTGCCACCATGATGTCAGCGCACGAGGCTCGCTGCCGGATTTTCAGCCCGCGCGATGCGCATTCATCTGAAAATTCGCAAGCGTCCGCCCTGAACGCAGGGGTGTGCCACGCATCAAGGATCTCATGCAAGCGTCTTCTTGCGACATCGCCATCGTCGGTGGCGGCATCATCGGCGTCAATTGCGCCCTGGCTCTCAGCGACCTTGGTCGAGACGTGGTCCTGATCGAACCTCAAGACTTGGCCGGCGGCGCCAGCAAAGGCAATGCCGGTGCGCTGGCCTTTGCCGAAATCCTGCCGCTGGCATCGCCGAAGATCATCCGCAAAGCGGTCCGCTGGCTGTTCGACCCCCTGGGGCCGCTCAGTCTGCCGCCTGCCTATCTGCCGCGCATCGCGCCCTGGCTGCTGCATCTGTGGCGATCCAGCTGGCCTGACCGTTATCAGGCGAATATCCAGGCCCAGGTCGCCCTGATGGGGCTGGCGCGCACCGAAATGCAGGCCATGCTGGATCGCAGCGGGCTGACCGGCCACCTGCACTCCCGGGGCGTCCTGGAACTCTACGAGGGGGAAGCCCGCTATCGGGCCTCGCAGGAAACTGCCCGCTGGCGGGCGCGTTATGGCATCGAAAGCCAGCTACTGCAGGGGGCGGAACTGGCCGCCCTGCAGCCCGGCCTGGCGCCCCGCTTTACTCATGGCGTCTTCGTGTCCGACTGGCGAAACGTCGCGGATCCTTACGCGCTGGGTCAGGCAATCGGCCAGCAGGCCGTCGCCCGAGGCGTACGGCTGTTGCGCGGCTCGGTCCGATCGCTGACACCTAACGCGCCGGGGATACGGCTGACGCTGGACGACGGCAGCCACCTGCAAGCGGGCCAGGTGGTGCTGGCCGCGGGCGCCCGATCCCATCTCCTGGCTCGCGATCTGGGGGACCGGATCCCGCTGGAAACCGAACGCGGCTACAACACGACGCTGCCACCGGACGCCTTCGATCTGCGTCAACAGATCACCTTCGGCGATCACGGCTTTGTGGTGTCCCCGCTGACCTGCGGCATCCGCGTGGGCGGCTCCGTCGAACTCGCCGGCCTGGACCGCGCCCCGAACTATCGCCGCGCCCAGGTCATGCTGGACAAGGCCAAAACCTTTCTGCCGGATCTGCGCACTTCCGGGGGCACTCAATGGATGGGATTCCGGCCCAGCCTGCCAGATTCCCTGCCGATCATCGGCCGCGCGACGCACCAGCCGGCCGTCCTGTATGCCTTCGGCCACGGCCATCTGGGCCTGACCCAGAGCGCCGCCACGGGCCGGCTGATCCGTGATCTGGTGACCGGGCAGCAGCCGGCCATCGATTTGCATCCGTATCGCGCCCAACGTTTTTCCTTTTTCGGTTCCCGCTCATGAAACGCATCTCGATTCTGGATTCCCATACCGGGGGCGAACCCACGCGCCTGGTGCTGGACGGCTTCCCCGACCCGGGGCCGGACGACATGGCTCAGCGCCGCGCCTACCTCGCGGAACACCATGACGACTGGCGCAAAGCCGTCATCCTCGAACCGCGCGGCCATGATGTGATCGTGGGGGCGCTGCTGTGCCCGCCGCAGGATCCGAAGGCCAGCGCGGGGGTGATCTTCTTCAACAACGCGGGCTACCTGGGGATGTGCGGCCACGGCACCATCGGCCTGATCGTCTCGCTGGCCTACCTGGGACGCATCCAGCCGGGTGTGCACCGCATCGAAACCCCCGTCGGCCCGGTCGATGCCACGCTTCACCCCGATGGCAGCGTCAGCGTGCGCAACGTGCCCTCCTACCGTCTGGAAAAAGCCGTCACGGTCCAGGTTCCAGGGATCGGTCCGGTAACGGGCGATATTGCCTGGGGTGGCAACTGGTTCTTCCTGGTGAACTCACCGGATCGGGTCCATCCAGGCGCCAGCACCGCCGCACTGACAGACCATGCCGCCGCCATCGGCCAGGCCCTGGACGACCAGGGGATTCGCGGGCGCGATGGCGCCCTGATCGACCACGTCGAACTGTTCGGCGCGGATCCCGAGGCCGACAGCCGCAGCTTCGTGCTGTGCCCGGGCAAAGCCTACGACCGTTCACCCTGTGGAACAGGGACCAGCGCCAAGGTCGCCTGCCTGGCCGCCGACGGCAAGCTGCAGCCCGGCCAGATCTGGCGCCAGGCCAGCATCATTGGCAGCCGCTTCGAAGCCAGCTACGAGACCGGCCCCGACGGCACAGTCATCCCCACGATCCGAGGGAACGCCCACATCAGCGGTGAAACCACGCTGATCCTGCAAGACGACGATCCCTTTGCCTGGGGAATCCCAGCCTGATCATGACCATCGCAACCACCCCCACCAAGACCCGGGCGACCGAGGCCGCCTACGATGCGATCGAACAGATGATCGCCACGCTGCGGCTCGAGCCCAATCAGCCAATCGTGGAAAGTGACCTGATCCAGATGACCGGATTGGGGCGCACTCCCATCCGCGAGGCGCTTATGCGGCTGGTCGCCAGCGGCCTGATCGAGCAGCAACCCCGCCGGGGCCTGCGGGTCAGCGAGATCCGCATCGCCGAGCATCTGATCCTGATCGACACGCGCCGGGTGCTGGAGCGCCTGATCGCCACGTCATCGGCGCGCCGGGCGACGCCCGACCAGCGGGCGAAACTGCTGCAATACGCGCAGGATATGCTGGCGGCGGCCAAGCGTCGCGATCTGGCAGGATACATGCAGGCCGATCAGGCACTGGACCGCATCAACCACGAGGCCTGCCGCAACCCTTATGCGGTCCAGGCGATCATCCCGATGATCATCCAGTGCCGGCGCTTCTGGTATGCCTACCAGCACGAAGGCGATCTGGAACGTGGCGCCCGATCCCACCTGATGGAGGCCGAGGGCATCCACGCCAACAACCCGGAACAGGCGGTCGCGGGGGCGGATGCGCTGATGGACTATCTGACGGAATTCACGCGGACCGTGATCGAAGCCTAAGAAGTGGGTGCCCCCACGCTGCGCAGGCTAGCGCCTGCTTGCTGCCCCCCAAGGGGGCCCTTCCGCCTTGGGACGGCCCGGCGGCGGAAGGACATTCTTAAATTAAACAGCGATTCAGTTCACATACCAGATGGTCTTGATCTGCTGGTACTGATCCAGGGCTTCCAGGCCGTTGTCGCGGCCGCCGAAGCCGGACTGCTTGTAGCCACCGAACGGCGTGGTGATGTCGCCCTCCGAAAAACCGTTGATCGACACCGTGCCGGCCTGGATCGCGCGCGCTACGCGCTGCGCACGGCCGACGTCGCGAGTGTACAGGGACGCAGCCAGGCCATACGCGCTGTCGTTGGCCAGTTCGATGGCTTCGGCTTCCGTCTCGAAGGGCGTCACCGCCAGGATGGGGCCGAAAACCTCTTCCCGGAATAACCGCGAGCCCGCCGACACCTGATCGAAGATCGTCGGTTCGACGTACCAGCCACTCCCCAGATCGGCATGGATCCGGCCGCCATGCACCAGCCGGGCCCCATCGGCCGCCGCACCGTCCAGGAAGCCGCGTACCCTCTCGAAGTGGGCGCGCTCGACCATGGGGCCGATCTTCACCGATTCATCCGTCGGCAAGCCGACAGTCCAGGTCGCCAGGCGCTCGCGCAAGCGTTCCAGCAGCGCGTCCTTGATGCCCGCCTGCACGATCAGGCGCGAGCCACAACTGCAGTTCTCGCCCATGTTCCAGAAGGCCGCGGCCAGCACGTGATCGACCAAACGGTCCAGATCGGCATCGTCGAAAATGACCTGCGGGCTCTTGCCACCGCATTCCAGCACGATCTCCTTCAGATTGCTTTCGGCGGAATACTTCAGGAAATAACGCCCGACCTCGGTCGAGCCGGTGAACGACACGACGTCCACGTCCATATGACGGCCCAGGGCCTGGCCCGTTTCCTCGCCCAGACCGGTGACCAGCTGCAGGGCGCCCGCCGGCACGCCGGCTTCGTACGCCAGCTGCGTCATGCGATAGGCGCTCAGCGAGGTCAGCTCGGCGGGCTTCACGATGACGGAATTTCCCGCGACCAGGGCCGGCGCCACTTTCCAGGCATACATTTGCGCCGGGAAGTTCCAGGGCAGCACGGCCCCGACGACTCCGATCGGTTCCCTCACGATCAGGCCCAGCGCATCCGGCCCGGTGGGGGCGATGCGGCCGAAGCACTTGTCGATCGCCTCGGCATACCAGCGGAAGGTATCCAGCGTCGCCGGCATGTCGGTGTTCAGACATTCCGTGATCGGCTTGCCGGCATCGATGCAGTCCAGCGCCGCCAGTTCTTCGGCATGCGCGGTCATCAGGTCTGTCCAGCGCAACATGACACGCTTGCGCTCGGCGGGTGACAACGCCGACCACTCGCCGGACTTGAAGGTGGCCCGTGCCGCCTTCACCGCACGGTCCACATCCGCAGCCGTGCCGGCTTCGATGGCACCGATCACGCTGTTGTCGATCGGCGTGGTGTTGTCCATCCGGGCCCCGGGCTTCGCCTGCCCGGCAATCAGGTTGCCGGCCCACAGGCTACCTGCCCGGGCCTGTTCGAAAATCTGTTCTTTAGTGTGCGGCATGGGAGTCTCCTTAAGCCTGATAGGCGTCGAGCATCGCGAGGAATTCCTGCGCGGCCTCGTCGGACAGCGGAGCCAGCGGCAAGCGCACCGTGCCGGCTTCGACACCATGACGGCGGCAGCCCAGCTTCGCCTTCTGGTTGTAATCGCCGGATTCCATCGCCTGGATGACCGGATACATGCCGTTCATCAGCGAGCGCACTTCGTCCCAACGGCCATCGGCCGCTGCCTTGACCATGCGGGCCTGCTCGCCCGGGAACACGTTGGCGCCCCCGCTGATCCAGCAGCGCACGCCCCAGAACAGAAAGTCGGCGGCCATGTCGTCCGAACCACTGATGATCTGGAAATCCGGGATGCGGGCCTGGATCAGGTGCAGCGCCCGATTGAAATTGCCGCTGCTTTCCTTGATACCCACGATGTTGGGGATCTTGGCCAGTTCGACGACCGTTTCCACAGCAATCTGCACGCCCACACGCTGCGGGAAGTCGTACAGGATGATGGGCAGCGGCGTGGCGGCTGCCACCGTGCGGAAGTGCGCCAGAATGCCGGCCTGCTCAGGCAGACTGTACGGCGGCGTGGCCAGCATCAGCCCGTCGTAGCCCAGTGCCTGGGCGCGCCGGGCGTGCTGGATCGACTCCGGCGTGGACAGCGCGTTGATACCGGCGATCGCGGTCACCCGGCCCTTGGTCGTCTCCACCACGGTGCGCAGCACCAGTTCGCGCTCTTCATCATCGAGCGCATAGTATTCCCCCGTGGTCCCGCAGGCGACGATGCCGGCCACGCCCGCCTCGACGAAACGCTCCACCAGCTGGCGCAGCGCGTCGGCATTCACGCGATCGTCCGCCGTGAAAGGAGTGACGATGGGAACCAGAACGCCTTGAATATTCATATGCTTTCCTAACGACAAAAGGATGCCCGCAAGACGGGGCGATAGCGGGCACATCAGCCACACCAGGATTCAGCGACCAGTCTAATATCCTTTAAATATATTTACAACATATCAAGGACTAACCACCTCTTTCAGAAGGAGACGGGATGATGGGAACAGGGAGCACGGCTTATCCACAACGGCTGCTCCACGCAGGTCTTCGGGCGCGTGTGCTAGGCTCCTGATCTTTCCACGATCACCAGGAGCCACGTCATGCCCACCCTGCACATCGAACTGCTCGAAGGCCGCCCTGCCGAGAAGAAACGCGAACTGGTTCAGGCCCTGACCGAACGCACCTGCGAAGTCCTGGGTTGCCAGCCTGGCGCGGTCGACATCATCTTGACCGAGATCCGCAAGGATCACTGGGCTACCGGTGGAGTGCTCTGGTCTGAAAAAACCTGAGAAAACCCGGGCGGCCTTGCACCGCCCGGAATCGCCTACTGCGCCACCATGCGCTCGACTTTCTTGCGCAGTTCCGGGTTCTTGCGCACCGCATGGCTGATTCCGTTGTATTCGGCTACGCTCATCCCGCCCGCCTCGACCCGATCCACCATTTGCTGATCGGCCTCGACACGCACGGCCTGCTTGGCCTGGTCCCCCTGCGCGGCCTCCAGACGCGGCTGATATTCGGCCGCCACGTTGCTGACCTGACGCAC
Protein-coding regions in this window:
- a CDS encoding GntR family transcriptional regulator, with product MTIATTPTKTRATEAAYDAIEQMIATLRLEPNQPIVESDLIQMTGLGRTPIREALMRLVASGLIEQQPRRGLRVSEIRIAEHLILIDTRRVLERLIATSSARRATPDQRAKLLQYAQDMLAAAKRRDLAGYMQADQALDRINHEACRNPYAVQAIIPMIIQCRRFWYAYQHEGDLERGARSHLMEAEGIHANNPEQAVAGADALMDYLTEFTRTVIEA
- a CDS encoding 4-hydroxyproline epimerase encodes the protein MKRISILDSHTGGEPTRLVLDGFPDPGPDDMAQRRAYLAEHHDDWRKAVILEPRGHDVIVGALLCPPQDPKASAGVIFFNNAGYLGMCGHGTIGLIVSLAYLGRIQPGVHRIETPVGPVDATLHPDGSVSVRNVPSYRLEKAVTVQVPGIGPVTGDIAWGGNWFFLVNSPDRVHPGASTAALTDHAAAIGQALDDQGIRGRDGALIDHVELFGADPEADSRSFVLCPGKAYDRSPCGTGTSAKVACLAADGKLQPGQIWRQASIIGSRFEASYETGPDGTVIPTIRGNAHISGETTLILQDDDPFAWGIPA
- a CDS encoding DUF4168 domain-containing protein, which encodes MAASVIALGLAGPINPTRVARAQAASETIDAPTEEQLQRYATAVRQVSNVAAEYQPRLEAAQGDQAKQAVRVEADQQMVDRVEAGGMSVAEYNGISHAVRKNPELRKKVERMVAQ
- a CDS encoding FAD-dependent oxidoreductase, whose product is MQASSCDIAIVGGGIIGVNCALALSDLGRDVVLIEPQDLAGGASKGNAGALAFAEILPLASPKIIRKAVRWLFDPLGPLSLPPAYLPRIAPWLLHLWRSSWPDRYQANIQAQVALMGLARTEMQAMLDRSGLTGHLHSRGVLELYEGEARYRASQETARWRARYGIESQLLQGAELAALQPGLAPRFTHGVFVSDWRNVADPYALGQAIGQQAVARGVRLLRGSVRSLTPNAPGIRLTLDDGSHLQAGQVVLAAGARSHLLARDLGDRIPLETERGYNTTLPPDAFDLRQQITFGDHGFVVSPLTCGIRVGGSVELAGLDRAPNYRRAQVMLDKAKTFLPDLRTSGGTQWMGFRPSLPDSLPIIGRATHQPAVLYAFGHGHLGLTQSAATGRLIRDLVTGQQPAIDLHPYRAQRFSFFGSRS
- a CDS encoding 4-oxalocrotonate tautomerase produces the protein MPTLHIELLEGRPAEKKRELVQALTERTCEVLGCQPGAVDIILTEIRKDHWATGGVLWSEKT
- a CDS encoding aldehyde dehydrogenase gives rise to the protein MPHTKEQIFEQARAGSLWAGNLIAGQAKPGARMDNTTPIDNSVIGAIEAGTAADVDRAVKAARATFKSGEWSALSPAERKRVMLRWTDLMTAHAEELAALDCIDAGKPITECLNTDMPATLDTFRWYAEAIDKCFGRIAPTGPDALGLIVREPIGVVGAVLPWNFPAQMYAWKVAPALVAGNSVIVKPAELTSLSAYRMTQLAYEAGVPAGALQLVTGLGEETGQALGRHMDVDVVSFTGSTEVGRYFLKYSAESNLKEIVLECGGKSPQVIFDDADLDRLVDHVLAAAFWNMGENCSCGSRLIVQAGIKDALLERLRERLATWTVGLPTDESVKIGPMVERAHFERVRGFLDGAAADGARLVHGGRIHADLGSGWYVEPTIFDQVSAGSRLFREEVFGPILAVTPFETEAEAIELANDSAYGLAASLYTRDVGRAQRVARAIQAGTVSINGFSEGDITTPFGGYKQSGFGGRDNGLEALDQYQQIKTIWYVN
- the dapA gene encoding 4-hydroxy-tetrahydrodipicolinate synthase, whose amino-acid sequence is MNIQGVLVPIVTPFTADDRVNADALRQLVERFVEAGVAGIVACGTTGEYYALDDEERELVLRTVVETTKGRVTAIAGINALSTPESIQHARRAQALGYDGLMLATPPYSLPEQAGILAHFRTVAAATPLPIILYDFPQRVGVQIAVETVVELAKIPNIVGIKESSGNFNRALHLIQARIPDFQIISGSDDMAADFLFWGVRCWISGGANVFPGEQARMVKAAADGRWDEVRSLMNGMYPVIQAMESGDYNQKAKLGCRRHGVEAGTVRLPLAPLSDEAAQEFLAMLDAYQA